The following coding sequences are from one Candidatus Auribacterota bacterium window:
- a CDS encoding TIGR03936 family radical SAM-associated protein encodes MHRVTYSKEGLIKFISHLDLIRLWQRAFRRAGVPVKMSQGFSPHPLMSFGPPLPLGVEGCGEMLDVALVHGQDLTRAKERLQFALPEGIGVREFRPVSEFQASLCAAIDYASYEVHLGKECAGEVRERVAAAKSAPALVSKKQTRKGERYRDIKPLIKELEVGGDSGGEARMRFTVRVGEGGNCNPHELLEAVLGWPEERVKKLRITRTALVSSGKF; translated from the coding sequence ATGCATCGTGTAACGTATTCGAAAGAGGGGCTGATCAAGTTTATCTCCCACCTTGATCTTATCAGGCTCTGGCAGAGGGCGTTCCGAAGGGCTGGTGTGCCGGTAAAGATGTCTCAAGGTTTTTCACCCCATCCGCTCATGTCGTTCGGTCCCCCCCTCCCTCTGGGAGTGGAGGGCTGCGGCGAGATGCTGGATGTGGCACTGGTCCACGGGCAGGATCTCACGCGCGCGAAGGAGCGTCTTCAATTCGCTCTCCCCGAGGGCATCGGGGTGCGCGAGTTCCGCCCCGTTTCAGAGTTTCAGGCGTCCCTCTGCGCCGCAATTGATTATGCCAGTTATGAGGTGCATCTGGGAAAAGAGTGTGCGGGCGAAGTGAGGGAAAGGGTTGCGGCCGCGAAAAGCGCCCCCGCGTTAGTTTCAAAAAAGCAGACGAGAAAAGGGGAACGATACCGCGATATAAAACCCCTGATCAAAGAACTGGAGGTTGGAGGAGACAGCGGAGGGGAGGCGCGCATGCGCTTCACCGTCCGGGTGGGAGAGGGGGGTAATTGCAACCCCCATGAGTTGCTCGAGGCAGTGCTCGGGTGGCCTGAAGAGCGCGTCAAGAAGCTACGCATCACGCGAACCGCGCTCGTCTCGAGCGGTAAATTCTAA
- a CDS encoding Rne/Rng family ribonuclease, translating to MDRQIIISSEPRETRVGIMEDGKLQELLIEREQEKTLVGNIYRGVVRNVLPAIQAAFVDIGLGRNGFLHVSDITNEVSACREIAGEDVEGLGVTSKDAKRESIDKMLHKGQEILVQIIKEPIGTKGVRLSSNISLAGRYLVMMPGARQIGISRRIADYAERRRLRHILRQVNTPKDLGFIVRTVGQGASQEEFEKDVRYLSDLWAGIQRQIPASPCPSLIHEELNLILRVLRDVLTEDVSKIIIDSRDEYKNIQRFVNALMPNMEATIVYHSGRDHVFDSSGIEKEIEKAQRKKVWLKCGGYLIIDQTEAMVVIDVNSGRCLDKKNLDDTILETNMQAAEEACRQIRLRNIGGIIIIDFIDMHLKRHQRMVEKAMLKAVNRDKAKTNIFPISQLGILQMTRERVKESLSEAVYEACPYCSGGGRVKSATSMSIEAQRLIKLALRSSRRFLRLPIKVQAHPKVCERLQKEDREAVQELTQRYRGVVTFEPREDLHVENIKLINERTGRLIQV from the coding sequence ATGGACAGGCAGATCATTATCAGTTCGGAACCGCGCGAAACCCGCGTGGGCATCATGGAGGATGGCAAACTCCAAGAGCTTTTGATCGAGCGGGAGCAGGAAAAAACGCTCGTGGGAAACATCTACAGGGGAGTGGTGAGAAACGTCCTCCCGGCCATTCAGGCGGCCTTTGTTGACATTGGCCTCGGCAGGAATGGGTTTCTCCATGTTTCGGATATCACCAATGAGGTTTCTGCGTGCAGGGAGATCGCGGGCGAGGACGTTGAGGGGCTCGGGGTCACCAGCAAAGACGCCAAGAGAGAGTCTATCGACAAGATGCTCCACAAGGGGCAGGAGATTCTTGTCCAGATAATAAAAGAACCCATCGGGACGAAGGGGGTCAGGCTCTCGAGCAACATCTCCCTCGCGGGCCGCTACCTGGTGATGATGCCGGGGGCCCGCCAGATCGGCATCTCCAGGCGCATCGCGGATTACGCGGAGCGGCGGCGCCTCAGGCATATCCTCAGACAGGTCAACACCCCTAAGGACCTCGGGTTCATTGTCCGGACCGTCGGCCAGGGCGCATCGCAGGAAGAGTTCGAGAAGGATGTGCGCTACCTTTCCGACCTCTGGGCGGGCATTCAGAGGCAGATCCCGGCCTCGCCCTGCCCCTCGCTTATCCACGAAGAGCTCAATCTCATCCTCAGGGTTCTCCGCGACGTGCTCACCGAGGATGTCTCCAAGATCATCATTGATTCGCGGGATGAGTATAAGAACATCCAGCGGTTCGTCAATGCCCTCATGCCGAACATGGAGGCCACGATCGTCTACCACAGCGGCAGGGACCATGTGTTCGACAGCTCCGGCATTGAAAAGGAGATTGAAAAGGCTCAGCGGAAGAAGGTGTGGCTCAAATGCGGCGGCTACCTCATCATCGATCAGACGGAAGCCATGGTCGTGATCGATGTGAACAGCGGCCGATGCCTCGACAAGAAGAATCTCGATGACACCATTCTCGAGACAAACATGCAGGCCGCGGAGGAGGCGTGCCGCCAGATACGGCTGCGCAACATCGGTGGCATCATCATCATTGATTTTATTGACATGCACCTCAAGAGGCACCAGCGGATGGTGGAGAAGGCGATGCTGAAAGCGGTGAACCGGGATAAGGCGAAGACGAACATCTTCCCCATTTCGCAGCTGGGGATCCTGCAGATGACCCGCGAGCGCGTGAAGGAGAGCTTGAGCGAAGCGGTCTACGAGGCGTGCCCTTACTGCAGCGGGGGAGGGAGGGTGAAATCCGCCACCAGCATGAGCATCGAGGCCCAGCGCCTCATCAAGCTGGCCCTGCGGAGCAGCAGGCGCTTTCTCAGGCTTCCCATCAAGGTTCAGGCGCACCCGAAAGTGTGCGAGCGGCTTCAGAAGGAGGACCGCGAGGCCGTACAGGAGCTCACGCAGAGATACAGGGGAGTGGTCACGTTCGAGCCGCGGGAGGATCTGCACGTTGAAAACATCAAGCTCATCAACGAGCGGACGGGGAGGCTGATTCAGGTGTAG
- a CDS encoding bifunctional 3,4-dihydroxy-2-butanone-4-phosphate synthase/GTP cyclohydrolase II, whose product MVSSVQDAIKDIAAGKIVIVIDDADRENEGDFVMAAEKVTPEAINFMATHGRGLICVSAPGGRIEELGLKPMVQVNTSLYGTPFTESIDFIHNTTTGISAYDRAATVRAFADPGFGLKDFARPGHVFPLRAREGGILRRAGHTEASVDLARLAGLYPAGVLCEIMDEDGRMAKLPALRRIAERFQLRIVTIDDLIRYRMTEEKQVRCTARTSIPTPYGTFELRLYECMLDNYHHIALIKGEVSGRENVLVRVHSECMTGDVFGSLRCDCGEQLRLSLKRLAEEGCGVLLYMRQEGRGIGLVNKLKAYALQDSGLDTVEANEHLGFPPDPRDYGIGAQILADLGLHKIRLLTNNPRKIVGLEGYGLKVSERVPISVGATDYNREYLETKRDKLGHLI is encoded by the coding sequence ATGGTGAGTTCGGTGCAGGACGCAATTAAAGACATTGCCGCGGGCAAGATCGTCATCGTGATTGACGATGCGGACCGAGAAAACGAGGGCGATTTCGTCATGGCCGCTGAGAAGGTCACTCCGGAGGCGATCAACTTCATGGCGACGCACGGCAGGGGCCTCATCTGTGTCTCGGCGCCGGGGGGGCGCATCGAAGAGCTGGGACTGAAGCCGATGGTGCAGGTGAACACATCCCTCTATGGCACCCCCTTCACTGAGTCAATCGACTTCATCCACAATACCACCACGGGCATCTCCGCCTACGATCGGGCTGCGACGGTCCGCGCGTTCGCCGATCCCGGCTTCGGCCTCAAAGATTTCGCCAGGCCGGGGCATGTCTTTCCCCTCAGGGCAAGGGAGGGAGGAATCTTGAGGCGCGCGGGGCATACCGAGGCAAGCGTGGATCTGGCGAGACTCGCGGGGCTCTATCCGGCGGGCGTCCTCTGCGAGATCATGGATGAGGACGGCAGGATGGCGAAGCTGCCGGCCCTTCGCCGCATCGCCGAGCGTTTCCAGCTTCGCATCGTGACGATTGACGATCTCATCCGCTACAGGATGACAGAGGAGAAGCAGGTCAGGTGTACCGCCCGGACGTCAATCCCCACCCCGTACGGCACATTCGAGCTCCGCCTCTACGAGTGCATGCTGGATAACTACCACCACATCGCGCTGATCAAGGGCGAGGTCTCCGGCAGGGAGAACGTCCTCGTGCGGGTTCATTCGGAGTGCATGACCGGAGACGTCTTCGGCTCCCTCCGCTGCGACTGCGGGGAACAGTTGAGATTGTCGCTCAAGCGGCTTGCGGAAGAGGGGTGCGGCGTGCTCCTCTACATGCGGCAGGAGGGGAGGGGGATAGGCCTGGTGAACAAGCTCAAGGCGTACGCCCTCCAGGACAGCGGGCTCGATACGGTGGAGGCCAACGAGCACCTCGGGTTTCCCCCCGATCCCAGGGATTACGGGATAGGCGCCCAGATCCTCGCTGACCTCGGCCTGCATAAGATACGGCTCCTCACCAATAACCCGCGGAAGATCGTAGGCCTCGAAGGCTATGGCCTGAAGGTTTCCGAACGGGTGCCGATCAGCGTGGGGGCGACAGATTATAATCGGGAGTATCTGGAGACCAAGCGGGATAAACTGGGGCACCTCATATAA
- the ribE gene encoding 6,7-dimethyl-8-ribityllumazine synthase — protein sequence MVKTFQGEMVSRGKRYAIVVSRFNEFITSKLLGGAMDALRRHGVKEEEITVVWVPGSFEIPYAASRIAKAKKHDAVICLGAVIRGATPHFEYISSEVTKGIAQISLSTGVPVIYGVITPDTLEQAIERAGAKAGNKGAEAAEAAIEMVNLFEKI from the coding sequence ATGGTTAAAACATTTCAGGGTGAGATGGTGAGCAGGGGGAAGCGGTATGCGATTGTCGTCAGCCGCTTCAATGAGTTCATCACCTCGAAGCTCCTCGGGGGAGCGATGGACGCGCTGCGGCGCCACGGGGTAAAAGAAGAGGAGATCACCGTGGTGTGGGTTCCCGGCTCTTTTGAGATTCCCTATGCCGCCAGCAGGATCGCGAAGGCCAAAAAGCACGACGCGGTCATCTGCCTCGGCGCAGTCATTCGCGGGGCGACGCCGCATTTCGAGTACATCAGCAGCGAGGTGACCAAGGGGATCGCGCAGATCTCTCTCTCGACCGGCGTGCCGGTGATCTATGGCGTGATCACGCCGGATACGCTCGAACAGGCTATCGAGCGCGCGGGGGCAAAGGCGGGTAATAAGGGCGCGGAGGCCGCAGAGGCCGCCATCGAGATGGTAAATCTGTTTGAGAAGATATAG
- the nusB gene encoding transcription antitermination factor NusB: MGSRRKARELALQFLYQIEITRGDLETTLGLFWAEHPVGPEIRGYASELIRGTQENLDKIDPLLSRYAHNWILARMAAVDRNVLRLAVYEMLFSKHAPPIVVINEAVDIVKKYSTPDSGAFANGILDQIRKEEMKDAP; this comes from the coding sequence ATGGGTAGCCGAAGAAAAGCACGAGAGCTCGCGCTCCAGTTTCTCTACCAGATAGAGATAACCCGTGGGGATCTGGAAACGACGCTGGGCCTCTTCTGGGCGGAGCATCCGGTTGGGCCAGAAATAAGGGGTTACGCGAGCGAGCTGATCCGGGGGACTCAGGAAAATCTTGACAAGATTGACCCGCTCCTCAGCAGGTACGCTCATAATTGGATACTCGCGCGGATGGCGGCGGTGGACAGGAACGTTCTCCGCCTCGCCGTGTACGAGATGCTCTTCTCGAAACATGCGCCGCCCATTGTGGTGATCAACGAGGCGGTGGATATCGTGAAGAAATATTCGACGCCTGACTCTGGGGCGTTTGCGAACGGCATCCTTGATCAAATCCGCAAGGAAGAGATGAAAGATGCACCGTAG
- the ribD gene encoding bifunctional diaminohydroxyphosphoribosylaminopyrimidine deaminase/5-amino-6-(5-phosphoribosylamino)uracil reductase RibD, with amino-acid sequence MHRRESAPPHAPADRFSGEELKFMRLALRLANRGKGRTSPNPAVGAVVVRGRRVIGRGWHRRSGEAHAEVRAIAQAGGAARGATMYVTLEPCCTYGRTPPCTDAIVHAGLKKVIVATLDPNPRHHGRGIALLRRRGVLVRVGALSREASALNEDFAKYIKTGLPFTTVKVAMSIDGKIATVGGDSRWISGAESRRQSHRIRFCSDAVLVGRRTVERDNPSLTARPGGRVAKVPWRIILDSKAEIPFGSNVLKPPDVSKTVIAVTGRAPRGRIARLEALGARVIRCPTRRGRVSLRSLWRRLGRMGVMSVMVEGGGETIASALEAGVVDSVMIFIAPAIIGGRGAPTPVGGAGIKRIADAIPLSSVAVARCGDDILIEGRVNCGRKWKAKTK; translated from the coding sequence ATGCACCGTAGGGAATCGGCGCCGCCACACGCCCCGGCGGATCGTTTCTCCGGGGAAGAGTTGAAATTCATGCGGCTCGCCCTTCGCCTGGCGAATCGCGGCAAGGGCCGCACCAGCCCGAATCCCGCGGTGGGCGCCGTTGTTGTCAGGGGTAGAAGGGTGATCGGTCGGGGGTGGCACCGGCGATCGGGAGAAGCTCACGCGGAAGTGCGCGCCATCGCTCAGGCGGGCGGCGCGGCGCGGGGGGCGACGATGTATGTCACGCTGGAGCCGTGCTGTACCTACGGGCGCACGCCGCCCTGTACTGATGCGATCGTGCACGCAGGCTTAAAAAAAGTGATCGTCGCCACGCTGGACCCCAATCCGCGCCACCATGGCCGTGGCATCGCCCTCCTGCGGCGTCGCGGCGTCCTCGTGAGGGTCGGGGCTCTCAGCAGGGAGGCGTCGGCCCTCAACGAAGACTTCGCGAAGTACATTAAGACAGGGCTCCCCTTCACGACGGTAAAGGTTGCGATGAGCATCGATGGGAAGATCGCCACGGTTGGAGGCGACTCGCGCTGGATCAGCGGGGCCGAATCACGGAGACAGAGCCATCGGATCAGATTCTGCTCGGACGCGGTCCTCGTCGGGAGGAGGACAGTCGAGCGGGACAACCCAAGTTTAACGGCTCGCCCGGGAGGGCGCGTGGCAAAAGTCCCATGGCGGATTATTCTGGATTCGAAGGCGGAAATCCCCTTCGGGTCGAACGTGCTCAAACCCCCGGACGTGTCGAAAACGGTCATCGCCGTCACCGGCCGCGCCCCCCGCGGGAGGATTGCCAGGCTGGAAGCGCTCGGCGCGAGGGTGATCCGATGCCCGACCAGGCGCGGCAGGGTTTCGCTGAGGAGCTTGTGGCGGCGGCTCGGCCGCATGGGCGTCATGTCGGTGATGGTCGAGGGGGGAGGCGAGACGATCGCCTCTGCGCTTGAGGCGGGCGTGGTGGACAGCGTGATGATATTCATTGCCCCCGCGATCATAGGGGGGCGCGGCGCGCCGACGCCGGTGGGCGGGGCGGGAATAAAAAGGATCGCCGATGCGATACCGCTCAGCAGCGTTGCTGTGGCGCGGTGCGGTGATGATATCTTGATCGAGGGGCGCGTTAACTGCGGCCGAAAGTGGAAAGCGAAAACAAAATAG